In the genome of Populus alba chromosome 11, ASM523922v2, whole genome shotgun sequence, one region contains:
- the LOC118038287 gene encoding ATP-dependent DNA helicase 2 subunit KU70 has translation MELDPDDIFKDDEDDPDSEFYQQRESSKEFVVYLVDASPKMFSSTCPSEDGKEETHFHIAISCIAQSLKTQIINRSYDEVAICFFNTREKKNLQDLNGAFVFNVAEREYLDRPTARLIKDFDGIEESFTKDIGSQYGIVSGSRENSLYNSLWIAQALLRKGSAKTADKRILLFTNEDDPFGSIKGVAKADMTRTTLQRAKDAQDLGISIELLPLSQSDEEFNVSLFYSDLIGLEGDELAQFMPSAGQKLQDMKDQLRKRMFTKRIVRRITLSIANGLSIELNTYALIRPTLPGAITWLDSVTNRPLKTERSFICADTGALMQEPAKRYQPYKNDSIMLSVEELSEIKRVSTGHLHLLGFKPLSCLKDYHNLRPSTFIFPSDKEVIGSTCIFIALLRSMVNLKRFAVAFYGSSSRPQLVALVAQDEIISAGGQVEPPGMHMIYLPYSDDVRHVEEIHSDTNAGAPRATDDHIKKAAALIKRIDLKDFSVFQFANPGLQRHYAVLQALALDEDDIPEINDETLPDEEGMARPGVVKAVEEFKLSVYGENYDEESDMGNGKASDASKKRKTAAENAAKESASYSWPDLADNGQLKDLTVTELKYYLTAHNLPVTGKKEVLISRILTHLGK, from the exons atggagtTGGACCCTGATGACATCTTTAAAGACGACGAAGACGATCCCGATAGCGAATTCTATCAG CAAAGAGAATCGTCGAAAGAATTCGTGGTCTACCTTGTCGATGCTTCCCCCAAAATGTTCTCATCTACTTGCCCTTCT GAGGACGGAAAGGAAGAAACTCATTTCCACATAGCTATCAGCTGTATCGCGCAGTCATTGAAGACCCAAATAATTAATAGATCGTATGATGAAGTGGCAATCTGCTTCTTTAACACT AGGGAAAAGAAGAATTTGCAGGATCTAAATGGTGCTTTTGTATTCAATGTTGCGGAGAGAGAGTATCTAGACAGGCCAACTGCAagacttatcaaagattttgATGGCATAGAGG AATCATTCACGAAAGACATTGGCAGTCAGTATGGTATTGTGTCTGGGTCTCGGGAGAATTCCCTTTACAATTCTCTCTGGATAGCGCAAGCATTGTTGCGTAAAGG ATCTGCGAAAACAGCTGATAAACGGATTCTTTTATTTACAAACGAAGATGATCCTTTTGGGAGCATCAAGGGTGTAGCCAAAGCAGATATGACCAGGACAACATTGCAGCGAGCTAAA GATGCACAAGATCTTGGCATCTCAATTGAACTTCTCCCCTTGAGTCAATCTGATGAGGAGTTCAATGTTTCACTTTTCTATTCT GATTTGATTGGGCTGGAGGGTGATGAACTTGCTCAGTTTATGCCTTCAGCAGGGCAAaa ATTGCAAGATATGAAAGATCAGCTTAGAAAACGAATGTTTACAAAGCGAATAGTAAGAAGAATCACATTATCAATTGCAAATGGATTGTCAATTGAGCTGAATACATATGCTTTGATTCGTCCAACTTTGCCAG GGGCAATTACGTGGCTTGATTCTGTCACCAATCGTCCTTTGAAG ACCGAGAGATCTTTTATCTGTGCTGATACTGGTGCATTGATGCAAGAACCTGCAAAACGATATCAGCCTTACAAAAA TGACAGTATCATGTTGTCTGTCGAGGAGCTGTCTGAGATCAAAAGAGTTTCAACAGgacatcttcatcttcttggaTTCAAGCCCTTAAGTTGCTTGAAAGATTATCACAACCTGAGGCCTTCGACATTTATTTTTCCTAGTGACAAG GAAGTAATTGGTAGCACTTGCATTTTCATTGCCCTGCTTAGATCCATGGTAAACCTTAAACG TTTTGCAGTTGCATTTTATGGAAGCTCATCTCGTCCTCAATTGGTTGCCCTTGTTGCACAA GATGAGATTATTAGTGCTGGTGGTCAGGTTGAGCCACCTGGAATGCACATGATATATCTTCCCTATTCTGATGATGTCAGGCATGTTGAAGAG ATTCATTCAGACACAAATGCTGGGGCACCTCGAGCTACTGATGACCATATTAAAAAGGCTGCTGCTTTAATAAAACGCATTGACTTGAAAGATTTTTCTGTATTCCAATTTGCTAACCCTG GTTTGCAGAGACACTATGCAGTTCTGCAGGCCCTAGCTCTGGATGAAGATGACATACCAGAAATCAATGATGAAACACTTCCTGATGAAGAAGGCATGGCCAG ACCAGGAGTTGTTAAAGCAGTTGAAGAGTTCAAGCTTTCTGTCTATGGAGAAAATTACGATGAGGAAAGTGACATGGGCAATGGAAAAGCAAGCGACGCCTCCAAAAAACGGAAAACAGCTGCTGAAAATGCAGCTAAGGAGTCTGCAAGCTACAGCTGGCCTGATCTTGCTGACAACGGACAG TTGAAGGACTTGACAGTAACAGAGCTGAAGTATTACTTGACAGCGCACAACCTTCCTGTTACAGGGAAGAAGGAAGTTTTGATCAGCAGGATATTAACTCACCTGGGAAAGTGA